From the genome of Flavobacterium ovatum, one region includes:
- a CDS encoding RagB/SusD family nutrient uptake outer membrane protein: protein MKFKIKLLTAFSIGLLFTSCNDTFDYGEDNRVSYDYIFSDYGGTGDYVNTCMSHIPALANWRGGNFLAAFTDEGQDGSSSKQASAQWKYYDGQMTSSNNFMGNIYDGMYEGIRNCNIYLTNYNPDIYYKLPELRGIWKGNVLLTRAFYKWLLVKHYGPLPMNNEIYSLDHDYSKDVRPSYANCVESIIADIDSAMLEDDLPWSVNNNDNEGTLTKGFAMALKSQVALYGASNNAIEWSQAATITKDCLTALKSHNYSIYKVATNAYQNAGSLNSYQDMFLIHPALSSNRINTEYIYNPNGTLNLWQKYGLPMNASNGVTTSGFCPSQELVDAYETSDGVPILNQKTPYLDNEHLQPNYNPAALKANGGLYDPESPYQNRDPRLHATIICNGDNFDLTNGNKPVETYVGGNNGFSTNNEQYTNTGYYLRKFSHWGSNKNVNKDGTWPYFRLAEMYLNFAEASFEANGVNSEAKSAIDAVRDRVDMPALPTGLSPEDFRLRLRNERRVEFAFEEERYFDLRRWNIQNEKEGIITGMKITKVNSDLSYERVVVQKRNVTEPKYRVMPIPRNEELRYAKYGISWQNEGWQ, encoded by the coding sequence ATGAAATTTAAAATAAAACTCTTAACAGCTTTTTCTATAGGGCTTTTATTCACCTCGTGTAATGATACATTTGATTATGGTGAAGACAATCGTGTAAGTTATGATTATATTTTTTCTGATTATGGAGGAACGGGAGATTATGTGAATACATGTATGTCGCATATTCCCGCATTGGCTAACTGGAGAGGAGGAAACTTCTTAGCTGCATTTACAGATGAAGGTCAGGATGGTTCTTCTAGTAAACAGGCTAGTGCTCAATGGAAATATTACGATGGTCAAATGACGTCGTCAAATAATTTTATGGGGAACATTTATGATGGTATGTATGAAGGCATTCGTAATTGTAATATTTATTTAACTAATTATAACCCTGATATTTATTATAAGTTACCGGAACTTAGAGGAATATGGAAAGGTAACGTACTTTTGACTCGTGCATTTTACAAATGGCTTTTGGTGAAACACTACGGTCCATTACCCATGAATAATGAGATTTATAGTTTAGATCATGATTATTCTAAAGATGTGCGACCTAGTTACGCCAATTGTGTAGAAAGTATAATAGCTGATATTGATTCGGCTATGCTTGAAGATGACCTTCCTTGGAGTGTAAATAATAACGATAATGAAGGTACTTTGACAAAGGGTTTTGCGATGGCTTTAAAATCACAAGTAGCTTTATATGGGGCTAGTAATAATGCAATAGAATGGTCACAAGCTGCAACTATTACTAAAGATTGTTTAACTGCTCTAAAGTCACATAATTATTCAATTTATAAGGTGGCTACTAATGCTTATCAAAATGCTGGATCTCTTAATTCTTATCAGGATATGTTTTTAATTCATCCCGCACTTAGTTCAAATCGAATCAATACGGAATATATTTATAATCCGAACGGTACGTTGAATCTTTGGCAAAAATATGGTTTACCTATGAATGCTTCAAACGGAGTTACTACTTCTGGATTTTGTCCTTCTCAAGAATTGGTTGATGCCTATGAAACAAGCGATGGTGTGCCTATTTTAAATCAGAAGACTCCATATCTGGATAATGAGCATCTGCAGCCCAACTACAATCCGGCTGCTCTAAAAGCTAATGGTGGTTTATATGATCCTGAATCCCCATATCAGAATAGAGACCCGCGTTTGCATGCAACGATCATTTGCAATGGTGATAATTTTGATTTAACAAATGGAAATAAACCTGTTGAAACATATGTTGGAGGTAATAATGGCTTTAGTACAAATAATGAACAATATACAAATACGGGTTATTATTTAAGAAAATTCAGTCATTGGGGGTCAAATAAGAACGTAAATAAGGATGGTACTTGGCCTTATTTCCGTTTGGCAGAGATGTATTTGAACTTTGCAGAAGCGTCATTCGAGGCAAATGGTGTTAATTCCGAAGCTAAAAGCGCAATTGATGCCGTTCGTGATCGTGTTGATATGCCCGCTTTGCCTACCGGATTGAGTCCCGAGGATTTTCGTTTACGTTTGCGTAATGAACGCCGTGTAGAATTTGCTTTCGAGGAAGAACGTTACTTTGATTTGCGTCGTTGGAACATCCAAAATGAAAAGGAAGGTATCATTACTGGTATGAAGATTACGAAGGTTAACAGTGATCTAAGCTATGAACGTGTTGTTGTTCAAAAACGTAATGTTACAGAACCTAAATATAGAGTAATGCCCATACCAAGAAATGAAGAACTTAGGTATGCTAAATATGGTATAAGCTGGCAAAATGAAGGTTGGCAGTAA